From Alienimonas californiensis, a single genomic window includes:
- the hemE gene encoding uroporphyrinogen decarboxylase — MSAPAPISAAESPPGASSGDPLHDSLLMRALRREPVERTPVWLMRQAGRYLPEYAAVRRGHAFEEFCKRPDLSAQVTLDAQAILGVDAAILFADLPTILEPLGFSLTYDPGPVIGNPARTVAAVDAVREVEDTSALGFVYETVRAVRAQLPANIPLLGFGGAPFTLASYAIEGGSSRHYEHTKRLMYGDPDRWHAFLSKIGRAVAVHLRRQLAEGCQAVQIFDSWAGALSPDDYRRFVLPHTKALVEAVRPHGPVINFLTGNPALLPALAECGADCVGLDWRVHLADGWATVGHDVAVQGNLDPTALYAPFPELKRQTAAVLDAAGGRPGHIFNLGHGLLPTHDADAVKGLVKLVADLSAR, encoded by the coding sequence GTGTCCGCTCCCGCCCCGATCTCCGCCGCCGAATCGCCCCCGGGCGCCTCCTCGGGCGACCCGCTACACGACAGCCTGCTGATGCGGGCGTTGCGGCGGGAGCCGGTCGAGAGAACGCCCGTTTGGCTGATGCGGCAGGCTGGGCGCTACCTGCCCGAATACGCCGCCGTCCGCCGCGGACACGCCTTCGAAGAGTTCTGCAAGCGGCCGGACCTGTCCGCCCAGGTGACGCTCGACGCGCAGGCGATCCTCGGCGTGGACGCGGCGATCCTGTTCGCCGATCTGCCGACGATCCTCGAACCGCTCGGCTTCTCCCTCACCTACGATCCCGGCCCGGTGATCGGGAACCCGGCCCGCACCGTCGCGGCCGTGGACGCGGTGCGGGAGGTCGAGGACACCTCCGCCCTCGGCTTCGTCTACGAAACTGTGCGGGCGGTGCGGGCTCAGCTGCCGGCGAACATCCCGCTGCTGGGCTTCGGCGGCGCCCCGTTCACGCTGGCCAGCTATGCGATCGAGGGCGGTTCGAGCCGCCACTACGAGCACACCAAACGCCTGATGTACGGCGACCCGGACCGCTGGCACGCGTTCCTCAGCAAGATCGGCCGGGCGGTCGCGGTGCATCTCCGACGTCAGCTCGCGGAGGGCTGTCAGGCGGTGCAGATCTTCGATAGCTGGGCGGGGGCGCTCTCGCCGGACGACTACCGGCGGTTCGTCCTGCCCCACACGAAGGCGCTGGTGGAGGCAGTCCGGCCGCACGGGCCGGTCATCAACTTCCTCACCGGCAACCCGGCCCTGCTGCCGGCGCTGGCGGAGTGCGGGGCGGACTGCGTCGGGCTGGACTGGCGGGTCCACCTCGCGGACGGCTGGGCCACGGTCGGGCACGACGTCGCCGTGCAGGGGAACCTTGACCCGACGGCCCTCTACGCCCCCTTCCCCGAGCTGAAGCGGCAAACTGCCGCCGTGCTGGACGCCGCCGGCGGACGGCCCGGGCACATCTTCAACCTCGGCCACGGCCTGCTGCCGACGCACGACGCGGACGCGGTGAAGGGCCTCGTCAAACTCGTCGCGGACCTGTCGGCCCGGTGA